One Phocaeicola dorei genomic region harbors:
- a CDS encoding DUF4221 domain-containing protein: MNRTLLFITALFVLIFMSCQSTKKNNAERQNEVELVAEKQLAFPLDEQTYYLSISIYQFEENGKEYLHFENTRKSLYDIVIFDIENKQIAKRIPLHKTGPNGLPAVYGSRPSPDSKYILIAQNDISRLSSINDKGEVIRNYDFQTPEGKFAPLHFGSYYNTPAFVKDSCLFMEMSAHKPNMKKKDWPETHMFASQDLRTGEVKWIPIFYPPIFKEEYDNIAGGYGFSYDYNYKESRLVCGFFGYDSLMVTDDLKHIRWYNAKSRYLKSMKPKLGNSMEGINAIIKLRETPKYWHIMYDKYRNVYYRFAEMPYKLAPNESPYDEPKGKEFSVIVLNADFEIIGETRFPGKKYFYKMSFVGKEGLYISENNLENPQFDENKLVFTCFKIKKASPNK, from the coding sequence ATGAATCGAACACTTCTTTTTATAACAGCACTTTTTGTTCTGATTTTCATGTCTTGCCAGTCCACAAAGAAAAACAATGCGGAAAGACAGAACGAAGTAGAACTGGTAGCAGAAAAACAGCTGGCCTTCCCTTTAGACGAACAGACCTATTACTTAAGCATATCCATATATCAATTTGAAGAAAACGGGAAGGAATACCTTCACTTTGAAAATACACGAAAATCATTATATGACATCGTCATTTTTGATATCGAAAACAAACAGATAGCCAAACGAATACCTCTTCACAAGACAGGTCCCAACGGATTGCCGGCAGTATATGGAAGCAGGCCTTCCCCCGACTCTAAATACATATTGATCGCACAAAATGATATCAGCCGGCTCAGCTCCATAAACGACAAGGGAGAAGTGATACGAAACTATGATTTCCAAACTCCTGAAGGCAAATTCGCTCCGTTACATTTTGGCAGCTATTACAACACGCCTGCTTTTGTCAAAGACTCATGCCTGTTCATGGAAATGAGTGCCCACAAGCCCAACATGAAGAAAAAAGACTGGCCCGAGACACATATGTTCGCCTCGCAGGATCTGCGAACAGGAGAAGTTAAATGGATTCCTATTTTCTATCCACCCATCTTTAAAGAGGAATATGACAATATCGCAGGAGGATACGGTTTTAGTTATGATTACAACTACAAAGAAAGCCGTTTGGTCTGCGGATTTTTCGGATATGACAGCCTGATGGTCACAGATGACTTGAAACACATCCGATGGTATAACGCCAAAAGCAGATATCTGAAAAGCATGAAACCTAAACTCGGAAATTCTATGGAAGGCATCAATGCCATTATAAAACTCAGAGAAACACCGAAATATTGGCATATCATGTATGACAAATACCGCAATGTGTACTACCGTTTTGCTGAGATGCCTTACAAACTGGCTCCCAACGAAAGCCCCTATGACGAACCCAAAGGAAAGGAGTTCTCCGTCATTGTACTGAACGCGGATTTTGAAATCATTGGAGAAACGAGATTCCCCGGAAAGAAATATTTCTATAAAATGAGTTTTGTGGGAAAGGAAGGACTGTATATATCCGAAAACAATCTGGAAAATCCGCAATTCGACGAGAACAAGTTGGTGTTTACCTGCTTTAAAATTAAAAAAGCATCTCCAAATAAATAA
- a CDS encoding hydroxymyristoyl-ACP dehydratase encodes MLLENFYKIIHRKEREDGKREIEIELNPGHALYQGHFPGQPVVPGVCTLQMIKESAEQIVSQPLQYVQIASSKFLSAINPLETPRLQLFIRLEETEEHLFKLQAEGICNGKEFIKLKATLMTNSKKTHSL; translated from the coding sequence ATGCTGCTGGAGAACTTTTATAAAATCATTCATAGAAAGGAAAGAGAAGATGGGAAACGGGAAATAGAGATAGAGCTGAATCCCGGTCATGCTCTCTATCAGGGACATTTTCCCGGACAGCCGGTGGTTCCGGGCGTCTGTACCTTACAGATGATAAAAGAAAGTGCCGAACAGATCGTCAGCCAACCTTTGCAGTATGTACAGATTGCTTCTTCCAAATTCCTATCTGCCATCAATCCGCTTGAAACTCCGCGACTGCAACTATTTATCCGACTAGAAGAAACGGAAGAGCATCTTTTCAAGTTGCAGGCAGAAGGCATTTGTAATGGAAAAGAATTTATCAAGTTGAAAGCGACACTGATGACAAATAGTAAAAAGACTCATTCTTTGTGA
- a CDS encoding DUF2062 domain-containing protein yields MNTNTTSVWRKKLKELEIVVVIPTYNNGKTLAAVIEEVYRYADDIIVINDGSTDDTANILEQYPAIRTITHPVNKGKGTALKHGLSQAKKEGFRYAITIDSDGQHFASDIPCFIEAIEKEPDTLLVGARNLASDNMPGKNTFANKFSNFWFRVETGLKLEDTQSGYRLYPLRKMDVQSCWYTAKYEFELEAIVFAAWGDVAVKNIPIHVYYPPQAERVSHFRPFRDFTRISVLNTVLVLITCLWIIPRNLLRKLSWSNCKRFFTDHVLNTRESNLKIVLAIMLGIFMGIVPLWGYQMLITLFLAHLFRLNKVIALVAANISIPPMIPLLLYGSYRTGCMVLGNPPDLHLGDLSLENVKSVLEQYLIGSIIFAMACSLLSGVISTALLAICRRKNGYD; encoded by the coding sequence ATGAATACAAACACAACATCGGTTTGGCGGAAGAAATTAAAGGAACTGGAGATTGTCGTCGTTATTCCCACCTACAACAATGGGAAAACACTGGCGGCAGTCATTGAGGAGGTATACAGGTATGCAGACGATATCATTGTCATCAATGACGGCTCTACGGATGATACAGCCAACATTCTGGAACAATATCCGGCTATCCGCACTATTACCCATCCAGTGAATAAAGGAAAAGGAACCGCTTTGAAGCATGGTCTTTCCCAAGCAAAAAAAGAGGGTTTCCGCTATGCCATCACCATAGATTCGGACGGACAGCATTTCGCTTCCGATATTCCCTGTTTTATCGAAGCCATTGAAAAAGAGCCCGACACGCTGCTGGTAGGCGCCCGAAACTTGGCCTCCGACAATATGCCGGGCAAGAATACCTTTGCCAATAAATTCTCTAATTTCTGGTTCAGAGTGGAAACCGGGCTGAAACTGGAAGATACACAATCGGGATACCGCCTTTACCCTCTGCGCAAAATGGATGTGCAAAGCTGCTGGTACACCGCCAAATACGAATTTGAGTTGGAAGCCATCGTCTTTGCCGCATGGGGAGATGTAGCGGTGAAGAACATTCCTATCCATGTGTACTATCCCCCGCAAGCGGAACGGGTATCCCATTTCCGTCCCTTCCGGGATTTTACCCGTATCAGTGTGCTGAACACGGTGCTGGTGCTGATTACCTGCCTTTGGATTATTCCCCGTAACCTGCTCCGCAAACTGTCATGGAGCAACTGCAAGCGATTCTTTACCGACCATGTGCTGAATACACGGGAATCCAACCTAAAGATTGTACTCGCCATCATGCTGGGTATTTTTATGGGTATCGTTCCGTTATGGGGTTATCAGATGCTGATCACCCTCTTTCTTGCGCATCTGTTCAGACTGAATAAAGTGATTGCCCTTGTCGCCGCCAATATCAGTATTCCACCCATGATTCCCCTATTGCTGTATGGCAGTTACCGGACAGGCTGCATGGTACTGGGTAATCCTCCCGATTTGCACCTCGGAGACCTTTCTCTTGAAAATGTCAAATCAGTTTTAGAGCAATATTTAATAGGAAGCATTATCTTTGCAATGGCTTGCAGTCTGCTGTCGGGAGTAATCTCCACCGCGTTGCTGGCCATATGTAGGAGAAAAAACGGATATGACTAA
- a CDS encoding LolA family protein, whose protein sequence is MTYMKILLLLMFCTVLPMQAQQMKKLTDLKDFESRLLQEAKNIESIESNFTQIKYLDVFDEKITSKGKFYYKKSNKICMDYAQPMNYLIVINNNQLKIVSDGKKSIMDLHSNKMMNQMQDMLTACMVGDLSNMSPGYVLEYFEDAHYYLIQIKPVSKAVQAYINQIQIYLDKKDMSVHKLRLSETATNYTEYEFSDKKFNSLKDETKFTIR, encoded by the coding sequence ATGACCTACATGAAAATACTTTTGCTCTTGATGTTCTGTACAGTCCTGCCGATGCAAGCCCAACAGATGAAGAAACTTACTGATTTGAAAGATTTTGAATCCCGTCTGCTGCAAGAGGCTAAAAATATAGAGTCCATCGAAAGTAATTTCACTCAGATAAAATATCTGGATGTATTCGATGAGAAAATAACCTCGAAAGGAAAGTTCTATTATAAAAAGAGCAATAAGATATGCATGGACTACGCACAGCCCATGAACTACCTTATCGTGATCAACAACAACCAACTGAAAATAGTATCGGACGGAAAGAAAAGCATCATGGACCTTCACTCCAACAAGATGATGAACCAGATGCAGGATATGCTTACCGCCTGCATGGTGGGCGACCTGTCCAACATGTCGCCCGGCTATGTTTTAGAATATTTTGAAGACGCCCATTACTATCTCATTCAAATCAAGCCCGTCAGCAAAGCGGTACAGGCATATATCAACCAGATTCAAATTTATTTAGACAAAAAAGACATGTCTGTCCACAAACTACGTTTATCGGAAACCGCAACCAACTATACCGAATACGAATTCTCGGACAAGAAATTCAATTCTTTGAAAGATGAGACAAAGTTTACGATACGCTAG
- a CDS encoding DUF1573 domain-containing protein, with the protein MYPSVGAGVGICLPNVSDSCFLIIIPGNGCGSCIQEAMDNIREATDTIYVFMCDTENDFFLLSGGKKSTDFNNLYLDKDKVSARLKMVTTFPMVYFLKDGKYVERRPYQRPTAESRKRMTTLTADKQYIDWGSFRQAEIQEEKVILTNTGTDTLYINAIESSCECTTVQWADPPVPPGECTTLIIHFRAEEKGEFERFIHVHCNVPESPIEISVKGKVQ; encoded by the coding sequence ATGTATCCGTCAGTTGGTGCAGGGGTAGGTATCTGCCTTCCAAACGTTTCAGACTCATGTTTTCTAATTATTATTCCCGGCAACGGTTGTGGCAGTTGCATTCAGGAGGCAATGGACAATATCAGGGAAGCAACAGACACGATATATGTCTTTATGTGTGATACGGAAAATGATTTCTTCTTGCTGAGCGGTGGCAAAAAATCAACGGATTTCAACAATCTTTACCTAGATAAAGACAAAGTATCAGCCAGACTAAAAATGGTAACCACTTTTCCTATGGTATACTTCTTAAAAGACGGGAAATATGTAGAACGTCGGCCTTATCAAAGACCTACGGCAGAGAGCAGGAAACGAATGACCACTCTGACCGCTGACAAGCAGTATATCGACTGGGGTAGTTTCAGACAAGCGGAAATACAGGAAGAGAAAGTAATATTGACCAATACCGGAACAGATACTTTATACATCAATGCCATAGAATCATCTTGTGAATGTACCACTGTACAATGGGCGGATCCTCCTGTTCCACCCGGCGAGTGTACTACGTTGATAATTCATTTTCGAGCGGAAGAGAAAGGGGAATTTGAAAGATTTATCCATGTTCATTGTAATGTACCGGAATCTCCGATAGAAATTTCCGTAAAAGGAAAAGTACAATAA